One part of the Sorangiineae bacterium MSr11954 genome encodes these proteins:
- a CDS encoding serine/threonine-protein kinase, protein MRAPDLREAMELAGDVFAGRFRLQGEAGIGGMGTVYRAFDQHLGEVVALKVVCKTDPAVVQRFDAEAQALSRLQHPAIVRYVAHGVDDEGEPYLAMEWIDGESLHARLRRGALDVAEAAMLGKRIAWALAEAHALGILHLDIKPGNVLLPAKDVGQAKLTDFGLARAIGPGEAIGPGEAVGPGERERSREGAGVEHPPSSAGAVGIIVGTPGYMAPEQARGTCALDARTDLFSLGCLLYRCLTGVGPFEGTSELTSLARVTLLEPARVSELRAGVPAAFERLVAHLLAKDIQERPGSASLVLDALERILDDLNKLGSAPVSEMRTLESPAHVFFARYIVEDEATGPGGAFRARDADLGRPVALKLLNGSKNRIGVAQLRRMARIGSGLRHPNIATLYDAGEHAGIPFLVREYVAGKALRAYVEETSSVDRAVRVQWLTEVAQGLAAAHRAGIVHGAVSPDNVLVEDTHGADGGAVGRIKIVDFGLALADANAISAGGAGARAYMAPEQVHGEPPDALAEQFAWGVTAHELLTGRLPPAQGDGPQVIPIPSALCAEDERVFRAVATALRTNPAERFPTMDALIEALQSDPAREDIEVAPDGSRTGRAQGLWLRPGRWFALAAVAIALGIFVVQRALAVPQPSRARSEGPQRPAVTVMTDLPASPSCSPEAVSQYEQGLQFLRQANWEEAHDAFERAASLDPSCAQVQLRLTITTYLYLLPAERRQQLGRALALRDQLSERDQLVLDALVPILTEDSPREEASRQILEEATRRFPNDAELLVTTSWPIYRRPLSSDIQTAIERVDRATRLDPEYADAWLHKSVLLGFLERSAEELAALDRCLKISPGATACMDQRITALRDLGRCDEALDVARRWIKWNPRHHFAFIALANALASQREASREAIAEALTLASQRDPTTSRDVGHMCRSAQLAIWAGDFDGALALAVRLEHHADGFGVVERHSCATETIVEALAESNKGPEAGAVAAQFVGRQAAWSNDDEDDRSDRARPALLAAMLEHGRLSPADWSKATEAWERSENTQLTPFYRWLYRWGPAIGTRVSGKEALRQAPPRAAGELHDSPRITRLLGALIGTREAYEGRIRLDAGDAKGALPLLEAASQGCLGIERAALHVRSHLWLGLAKEKLGDRAGACQAYGRVMQRWGNAKPLSLTAQEAERHQRALRCET, encoded by the coding sequence ATGCGCGCGCCCGATCTGCGCGAGGCCATGGAGCTGGCCGGCGACGTCTTCGCCGGACGATTTCGCCTCCAGGGAGAGGCCGGTATCGGCGGCATGGGGACCGTGTACCGGGCGTTCGATCAGCACCTCGGGGAGGTGGTCGCGCTCAAAGTCGTTTGCAAGACCGATCCTGCCGTGGTGCAGCGCTTCGACGCCGAGGCGCAGGCGCTGTCGAGGCTCCAGCACCCGGCCATCGTTCGCTATGTGGCCCACGGCGTCGATGACGAGGGCGAGCCTTACTTGGCCATGGAGTGGATCGACGGCGAGAGCCTCCACGCGCGGCTGCGACGGGGTGCGCTCGACGTGGCCGAGGCGGCCATGCTCGGCAAGCGCATCGCGTGGGCCCTGGCCGAGGCGCACGCGCTCGGCATTCTTCACCTCGATATCAAACCAGGAAATGTCTTATTGCCCGCGAAGGACGTCGGCCAGGCGAAGCTCACCGATTTCGGGCTCGCGCGCGCCATCGGCCCCGGCGAAGCCATTGGTCCCGGCGAAGCCGTTGGTCCCGGCGAACGGGAGCGCTCCCGAGAGGGGGCCGGCGTCGAGCATCCCCCTTCGTCGGCGGGGGCGGTCGGGATCATCGTAGGTACGCCCGGATATATGGCCCCGGAGCAGGCGCGGGGTACGTGCGCGCTGGACGCTCGTACGGATTTGTTTTCGCTGGGGTGCTTGCTCTATCGGTGCCTGACGGGCGTGGGGCCGTTCGAAGGGACCAGCGAGCTCACGTCGCTCGCGCGCGTGACACTGCTCGAGCCGGCTCGCGTCTCGGAGTTGCGGGCAGGCGTCCCCGCCGCCTTCGAGCGGCTCGTCGCCCATTTGCTGGCGAAGGATATCCAGGAGCGCCCTGGGTCGGCGTCCCTCGTGCTCGATGCGCTCGAGCGGATCCTGGACGATTTGAACAAGCTCGGATCCGCGCCGGTGAGCGAAATGCGGACCTTGGAATCGCCGGCGCATGTCTTCTTTGCGCGCTACATCGTCGAGGACGAGGCGACCGGTCCAGGAGGGGCTTTTCGTGCGCGCGATGCCGATCTGGGCCGGCCGGTCGCGCTCAAGCTGCTCAACGGCTCGAAAAACCGAATCGGCGTCGCGCAGCTGCGGCGGATGGCCCGGATCGGGTCGGGGCTGCGGCACCCGAACATCGCGACACTGTACGATGCGGGGGAGCACGCGGGGATTCCATTTTTGGTGCGGGAGTATGTCGCGGGTAAGGCCTTGCGGGCCTACGTGGAAGAGACGTCTTCGGTGGATCGTGCGGTGCGGGTCCAATGGCTGACCGAGGTGGCGCAGGGGCTTGCGGCCGCGCATCGCGCGGGGATCGTTCATGGCGCCGTGAGTCCGGATAACGTCCTCGTCGAAGATACGCATGGAGCGGACGGCGGCGCCGTCGGCCGAATCAAAATCGTCGATTTCGGACTTGCTCTTGCCGATGCGAATGCCATCTCCGCGGGCGGGGCCGGCGCGCGCGCGTACATGGCGCCGGAGCAAGTGCACGGTGAACCGCCCGACGCGCTCGCGGAGCAATTTGCTTGGGGCGTAACGGCTCATGAGCTCCTCACGGGGCGGCTTCCACCTGCCCAGGGCGACGGCCCGCAGGTCATCCCGATCCCGAGCGCGCTTTGCGCCGAGGACGAACGCGTCTTCCGTGCGGTGGCGACCGCGCTTCGTACGAACCCCGCAGAGCGATTTCCTACGATGGATGCGCTGATTGAAGCGCTTCAATCGGATCCGGCGCGCGAAGACATCGAGGTGGCGCCCGACGGGTCTCGCACCGGCCGAGCGCAGGGTCTTTGGCTCCGCCCCGGGCGATGGTTCGCGCTGGCCGCGGTGGCGATCGCGTTGGGGATTTTCGTGGTCCAGCGCGCGCTCGCGGTACCGCAGCCCTCGCGCGCGCGATCCGAAGGGCCGCAACGTCCGGCCGTGACGGTGATGACGGATCTTCCTGCGTCGCCTTCGTGTTCCCCCGAGGCCGTTTCGCAGTACGAGCAGGGATTGCAATTCCTCCGACAGGCGAATTGGGAGGAGGCCCATGATGCGTTCGAACGGGCCGCGAGCTTGGATCCGTCGTGTGCGCAAGTCCAACTTCGCTTGACGATCACGACCTACCTTTACCTGTTGCCGGCGGAGCGACGCCAGCAGCTGGGCCGGGCGCTCGCTCTTCGCGACCAGCTCAGTGAGCGCGATCAGCTCGTCCTCGATGCGCTGGTCCCCATCCTGACCGAGGATTCGCCGCGTGAGGAGGCATCGCGGCAGATCCTCGAGGAAGCGACCCGCCGATTCCCGAACGACGCGGAGCTTCTCGTCACGACATCGTGGCCGATCTATCGCCGGCCCCTGAGCAGCGACATCCAAACGGCGATCGAGCGCGTCGACCGCGCGACCCGGCTCGATCCCGAGTACGCCGACGCCTGGCTGCACAAATCCGTCCTTCTAGGGTTTCTCGAGCGTTCCGCGGAGGAGCTCGCGGCCTTGGATCGGTGCCTGAAGATCTCCCCGGGCGCCACGGCGTGCATGGATCAGAGGATTACGGCCCTGCGCGACCTCGGACGATGCGACGAAGCGCTGGATGTCGCCCGCCGTTGGATCAAGTGGAACCCCCGTCATCATTTCGCTTTTATCGCGCTCGCGAACGCGCTCGCATCCCAACGAGAGGCTTCGCGGGAGGCCATCGCCGAGGCCCTCACCCTCGCCTCCCAACGTGACCCGACGACGAGCCGAGACGTTGGGCACATGTGCAGGTCGGCGCAGCTCGCCATCTGGGCCGGCGACTTCGACGGAGCGCTCGCGCTCGCCGTTCGACTGGAGCACCACGCGGACGGATTCGGCGTCGTCGAACGGCACTCGTGCGCAACCGAGACGATCGTCGAAGCGCTGGCGGAGAGCAACAAAGGCCCGGAGGCGGGCGCCGTCGCAGCACAATTCGTGGGCCGCCAGGCGGCTTGGAGCAACGACGACGAGGATGATCGGTCCGATCGCGCGAGGCCCGCTCTATTGGCTGCCATGCTCGAACACGGCCGATTGTCGCCCGCGGATTGGTCCAAAGCGACGGAGGCGTGGGAGCGATCCGAGAACACCCAGCTTACCCCCTTTTATCGGTGGCTTTACCGATGGGGGCCGGCCATCGGTACACGGGTGTCCGGGAAGGAAGCCCTTCGCCAGGCCCCACCGAGGGCGGCGGGCGAACTCCACGATTCGCCCCGCATCACGCGCTTGCTCGGGGCATTGATTGGAACGCGCGAAGCGTACGAAGGACGTATTCGCTTGGATGCGGGCGACGCCAAAGGCGCCTTGCCGCTCCTGGAAGCCGCCAGCCAAGGTTGTCTCGGCATCGAGCGAGCCGCGCTCCATGTGCGAAGCCATCTCTGGCTGGGCCTCGCAAAGGAGAAGCTGGGCGATCGAGCCGGCGCATGCCAGGCGTATGGCCGGGTCATGCAGCGCTGGGGAAACGCGAAACCCCTCTCGCTCACCGCCCAGGAGGCAGAACGACATCAACGAGCCCTTCGATGCGAAACGTGA
- a CDS encoding sigma-70 family RNA polymerase sigma factor encodes MERARSRETIAERYWKAIYKYVRLRWQKPCFEAEELVQEFFVFVTDKNVFAAFDPRRARFRTFVRLCVDRFVISHRRSRHAKKRGGAAAFVPFEVHEAENELGREHPIGVDPEQLFEAEWLRSLFQTAVASLRAHCTRNAKEVHFRAFELFYLTDGAEKPSYERVATTLGISVVDVNNRLVYARRHFRSAILATLRACTATDEEMNDEARLLLGNIL; translated from the coding sequence ATGGAGCGGGCCCGCTCCCGCGAAACCATCGCGGAGCGCTACTGGAAGGCGATTTACAAGTACGTCCGCCTTCGATGGCAAAAACCGTGCTTCGAAGCCGAAGAGTTGGTGCAGGAGTTCTTCGTGTTCGTCACCGACAAGAACGTCTTCGCCGCCTTCGATCCGCGACGCGCTCGCTTTCGTACCTTCGTACGTTTGTGCGTCGACCGCTTCGTGATCAGCCACCGGCGCTCGCGCCATGCCAAGAAGCGCGGAGGCGCCGCCGCGTTCGTGCCCTTCGAGGTTCACGAGGCGGAGAACGAGCTCGGTCGCGAGCACCCGATCGGCGTGGACCCCGAGCAGCTGTTCGAGGCCGAGTGGCTCCGAAGTCTCTTTCAGACCGCGGTCGCGAGCCTGCGCGCGCACTGCACGCGCAACGCCAAGGAAGTGCACTTTCGCGCGTTCGAGCTCTTTTATTTGACCGACGGGGCAGAAAAGCCCTCCTACGAGCGCGTCGCGACCACCTTGGGCATCTCCGTCGTGGACGTGAACAATCGGCTGGTCTACGCGCGGCGCCATTTTCGCAGCGCCATCCTCGCCACCCTTCGGGCCTGCACGGCCACCGACGAGGAAATGAACGACGAGGCCCGCCTCCTTTTGGGGAACATCCTCTGA
- a CDS encoding class I SAM-dependent methyltransferase: MTTDWSSPGVAQAYEDYDPMRERALAYPVMFDALRLGTADGRVVLDYGCGTGKVAERIVRTYGARVIGAEPSPGMLSMARAKRSLPEITYRAIADDQRLDLPDASVDGALSCFIFVCISEADRIQRIAREVHRVLKPGAAYAMLEINPDTTGIPFATAQMGDPGRTYRAGEPIEVRLARPDREPMILIDYFWPEESQRHFLSTAGFRTITVHRPTLPDDYQGPDLAQMQVERTHPPYAIYVARK, encoded by the coding sequence ATGACCACCGACTGGAGCTCGCCGGGCGTTGCCCAGGCTTACGAAGACTACGATCCGATGCGCGAGCGCGCGCTGGCCTATCCCGTGATGTTCGATGCGCTGCGCCTGGGCACCGCCGATGGCCGAGTGGTGCTCGACTACGGGTGCGGCACCGGCAAAGTCGCCGAGCGCATCGTGCGCACCTACGGCGCTCGGGTGATTGGCGCCGAGCCTTCTCCGGGCATGTTGAGCATGGCGCGCGCCAAACGCTCCCTCCCCGAGATTACGTATCGAGCCATTGCGGACGATCAACGCCTCGACCTGCCCGACGCGAGCGTCGACGGCGCGCTCAGCTGTTTCATCTTCGTGTGCATCTCGGAGGCCGATCGCATTCAGCGCATCGCTCGCGAGGTGCACCGTGTCCTGAAGCCGGGCGCGGCCTACGCGATGCTCGAGATCAACCCCGACACCACCGGCATCCCCTTCGCGACCGCCCAAATGGGCGATCCGGGCCGCACCTACCGGGCAGGGGAGCCCATTGAAGTAAGGCTCGCCCGCCCGGATCGCGAGCCGATGATCCTCATCGATTACTTTTGGCCCGAGGAGTCCCAGCGCCATTTTCTGTCCACGGCCGGCTTTCGAACCATCACCGTTCACCGGCCGACCTTGCCCGACGACTACCAGGGCCCGGACCTCGCGCAGATGCAGGTGGAGCGAACGCATCCGCCCTATGCGATTTACGTGGCGCGGAAATAG
- a CDS encoding protein kinase → MGVANRIEGFDAGVGSKRPQSGLRHEEPPTPTVTEREWKVARPIDATLASPKATHVVVDRRPGERLGGGDGERFEVLERLGGGGMSIVFLARDTVLHRMVAIKFLTSGGLDTAEALERIRLEARACARLNHENIVRLFDMGTDAGTPFLVMEHLDGRSLDAMLRDERLDTQRAVRIAIDVCRGLSQAHRMGIVHRDLKPSNIFITRDGTVKILDFGVASVADVPDSEGEGFAGTPAYMSPEQWNGQAQDGRTDLWALGVVLFELLTGLLPFSGGSLAALRDAVVAPTPAPSVRHARPDLPAEAEDIVRRALQKDPDARYGTADELLYGLLALEIALSRLRVFHKRQGRSEPAVRSKRPKPDRRQITILSCSLDGAPELSGDSVLDDIDEVLSEFLEMGTTVVRQLEGTLLTSIGPRIVACFGYPMVHEDHAQRALRAASLMVEAIAGCATASAARLAVRIGIDTSVAIVNGIDGSATPQNLLGDAPRVAQWLEQRAGPNEILVGPLSQVLVRNVFHLASLGEASFDGGARSIRIHRVICTKEAPCRFDPVASGALTPFVGRDEELEGLRALWDQARAGNGQLALIVGEPGIGKSRLLEHHLTRTANAPRHIVRCQCWAYFRNSALQPISEGLLSTFGVRSETSKEKLTALEAALAEISPPSTSAHGSLDLASITRETLDAWVVLFLRLAKRRPTILVVEDAHWSDDSTLELLRLLLAAMAKARLMIVVTARPDFREPWSRHSHLRRFALARLSAQQTATMIAFASQGRNLPPPIVAQLVQRADGVPLFIEELTHRVADALGEAGPEDAARAGGALSTRIPATLEASLRARLDVLPQDAQDVAQLVAVLDRDAGYDVMAKVWEHAEESLRTGLRQLVEADILRRGDEGDGPCAARYRFKHVLVKDAAYQSLTKGKRRALHRRAAEVLIEHAPRVGERNPELLAAHFVEGGCHEDAVVYFHRAGERALARSANVDAAAHCRRAIAQLRHLPEGRARDQRELALHLALGRALLATNWSTDIRRVYARIRELGRDEGGDGAGADGAGADGAGGALPFPSLLGLWRFYSLAGEIALAAELGRQLMAHAQMSADPGAMLLAHIAMGMRSILEGDFEGCQSHEKAARSFYDEQAHGELAFHAGVDPWVDSGMCLACSSWVLGRADEALRYATDAVRQARRKKHVFSLALALLHLGNLHNCRGEHDLARKRADEASRLGEEHGLDAVLALAKVVRGWSRRAKGARGAVREIREGLTGQLESGRMTAITLCYMTLAWAQWKDGELDEGLRTIDEAMVLVAKGERTAEVELLRLRGEILLAKGADPSSVLELFERGLVIAQGQRATGWALRLSHSYARLLARLSRTAEAKAALAPALAALTEGRDTADVREARAFLDSLELCEPLELREPREATSSRGG, encoded by the coding sequence ATGGGTGTCGCGAATCGAATCGAGGGCTTCGATGCGGGTGTGGGTTCGAAGAGACCCCAGAGCGGCCTTCGTCACGAGGAGCCCCCGACCCCCACCGTCACGGAGCGAGAGTGGAAGGTGGCGCGCCCCATCGATGCCACCCTTGCATCGCCGAAGGCCACGCACGTCGTGGTCGATCGACGGCCGGGCGAGCGGCTCGGCGGGGGAGACGGGGAGCGGTTCGAGGTGCTGGAGCGATTGGGCGGCGGCGGCATGTCCATTGTATTTTTGGCGCGGGATACGGTGCTTCACCGGATGGTGGCCATCAAGTTCCTCACCAGCGGCGGCCTCGATACGGCGGAGGCGCTCGAGCGCATTCGGCTCGAAGCTCGCGCGTGCGCGCGCCTGAATCATGAAAATATCGTGCGGCTGTTCGATATGGGGACGGACGCGGGCACGCCGTTCTTGGTCATGGAGCACTTGGATGGGCGGTCGCTCGACGCGATGTTGCGCGACGAGCGGCTGGATACGCAGCGCGCGGTGCGAATCGCGATCGATGTCTGCCGAGGGCTCTCGCAGGCCCATCGCATGGGCATCGTGCACAGGGATCTCAAGCCGAGCAACATCTTCATCACCCGCGATGGAACGGTCAAAATCCTCGATTTCGGCGTGGCCAGCGTCGCCGATGTGCCCGACTCCGAGGGCGAGGGTTTCGCGGGAACCCCCGCGTACATGTCCCCCGAGCAATGGAACGGGCAGGCCCAAGACGGGCGCACGGACCTCTGGGCCTTGGGCGTCGTGCTCTTCGAGCTGCTCACCGGCCTCTTGCCCTTCTCGGGTGGATCGCTCGCGGCGCTGCGCGACGCCGTCGTCGCGCCCACCCCTGCGCCCTCCGTGCGCCACGCGCGGCCCGATCTGCCCGCGGAGGCGGAGGACATCGTGCGGCGCGCGCTGCAAAAGGATCCCGACGCCCGCTATGGGACGGCCGACGAGCTCCTTTATGGCCTGCTCGCGCTCGAGATTGCCCTCTCACGTTTGCGCGTATTTCACAAGCGCCAGGGCCGAAGCGAGCCGGCGGTGCGCTCCAAGCGCCCCAAGCCCGATCGGCGCCAGATCACCATTTTATCGTGCTCGCTCGACGGAGCCCCCGAGCTCTCGGGCGACTCGGTGCTCGACGACATCGACGAGGTGCTCTCCGAGTTCCTGGAGATGGGAACGACCGTGGTTCGGCAGCTCGAGGGGACGCTCCTCACCAGCATCGGCCCCCGCATCGTGGCCTGCTTTGGCTACCCGATGGTCCACGAGGACCACGCCCAGCGCGCGCTCCGGGCCGCGTCGCTGATGGTCGAGGCCATCGCGGGTTGCGCGACGGCGAGCGCCGCGCGGTTGGCCGTGCGCATCGGGATCGACACCAGCGTGGCCATCGTCAATGGCATCGACGGATCGGCCACCCCGCAAAACCTGCTGGGCGACGCGCCGCGCGTGGCGCAGTGGCTCGAGCAGCGCGCAGGGCCGAACGAGATCCTCGTCGGGCCATTGAGCCAGGTGCTCGTGCGGAACGTCTTTCACCTGGCGTCCCTGGGCGAGGCGAGCTTCGATGGCGGAGCGCGGAGCATCCGCATCCATCGGGTCATCTGCACGAAAGAGGCCCCTTGCCGGTTCGATCCGGTGGCCAGCGGGGCGCTGACCCCGTTCGTGGGCCGCGACGAGGAGCTCGAGGGGCTGCGCGCCCTCTGGGACCAGGCGCGGGCGGGCAACGGGCAGCTCGCCTTGATCGTCGGCGAGCCCGGGATCGGTAAATCGCGGCTGCTCGAGCACCACCTGACGCGGACGGCGAACGCGCCGCGCCACATCGTGCGCTGCCAGTGCTGGGCGTACTTCCGGAACAGCGCGCTGCAGCCCATCTCCGAGGGTCTGCTCTCCACCTTCGGGGTGCGGAGCGAGACGTCGAAGGAGAAGCTCACGGCCCTCGAAGCGGCGCTGGCCGAGATTTCGCCGCCCTCGACCTCGGCGCATGGTTCGCTCGATCTCGCGTCGATCACGAGGGAGACGCTCGATGCGTGGGTCGTCCTCTTTCTGCGCCTGGCGAAGCGCCGGCCCACGATCCTGGTGGTCGAGGACGCGCACTGGAGCGATGACTCGACCCTCGAGCTGCTCCGCCTTTTGCTCGCCGCCATGGCCAAGGCGCGCCTCATGATCGTCGTCACGGCGCGGCCCGATTTTCGTGAGCCATGGTCGCGGCATTCGCACCTGCGCCGCTTTGCGCTGGCGAGGCTCTCGGCGCAGCAGACCGCCACGATGATCGCGTTCGCGAGCCAAGGACGCAACTTGCCGCCGCCGATCGTCGCGCAGCTCGTGCAGCGGGCGGACGGGGTGCCGCTGTTCATCGAAGAGCTCACGCACCGGGTGGCGGATGCCCTGGGCGAGGCCGGCCCCGAGGACGCCGCGCGCGCGGGGGGCGCGCTGTCTACACGCATCCCCGCGACGCTGGAGGCCTCGCTGCGCGCGCGGCTCGACGTGCTGCCGCAAGATGCGCAGGACGTGGCGCAGCTGGTGGCCGTCCTCGATCGCGACGCGGGCTACGATGTCATGGCCAAGGTGTGGGAGCACGCGGAGGAGTCCCTGCGGACGGGCCTGAGGCAGCTGGTGGAGGCCGATATCCTCCGCCGTGGCGACGAAGGCGATGGGCCGTGCGCGGCGCGCTACCGGTTCAAGCACGTGCTGGTGAAGGACGCGGCGTACCAGTCGCTCACCAAGGGGAAGCGTCGCGCGCTCCATCGGCGCGCGGCCGAGGTGCTGATCGAGCACGCGCCTCGGGTGGGCGAACGCAACCCGGAGCTCTTGGCCGCGCACTTCGTGGAAGGAGGCTGCCACGAGGACGCGGTCGTCTATTTCCACCGCGCCGGTGAGCGGGCGCTCGCGCGCTCGGCCAACGTCGACGCGGCCGCTCATTGCCGGCGCGCGATCGCCCAGCTCCGGCACCTGCCCGAGGGACGCGCGCGCGATCAGCGGGAGCTCGCGCTGCATCTCGCGCTCGGCCGGGCGCTCTTGGCCACCAACTGGTCCACCGACATTCGCCGGGTGTACGCGCGCATTCGGGAGCTCGGTCGCGACGAGGGCGGGGACGGTGCGGGCGCGGACGGCGCGGGCGCGGACGGCGCGGGCGGCGCGCTGCCTTTCCCCTCGCTGCTCGGGCTCTGGCGGTTCTACTCCCTCGCGGGTGAAATCGCGCTGGCGGCGGAGCTCGGGCGGCAGCTGATGGCGCACGCCCAAATGAGCGCCGATCCCGGGGCGATGCTGCTCGCGCACATCGCCATGGGGATGCGATCCATCCTCGAGGGGGACTTCGAGGGCTGCCAGTCGCACGAGAAGGCTGCGCGCTCGTTCTACGACGAGCAAGCCCATGGAGAGCTCGCGTTCCACGCGGGGGTCGACCCTTGGGTGGACAGCGGCATGTGCCTCGCTTGTTCGTCGTGGGTCCTCGGCCGCGCGGACGAAGCCCTGCGCTACGCTACCGACGCCGTTCGGCAAGCGCGGCGCAAGAAGCACGTGTTCAGCCTGGCGCTGGCGCTCCTTCATCTGGGCAACTTGCACAACTGCCGCGGGGAGCACGACCTGGCGCGCAAGCGGGCCGACGAAGCCTCACGGCTCGGGGAGGAGCACGGGCTCGATGCGGTGCTGGCGCTCGCCAAAGTGGTGCGCGGCTGGTCGCGTCGAGCCAAGGGCGCGCGCGGGGCCGTGCGTGAGATCCGCGAGGGCCTCACCGGCCAGCTCGAGTCGGGGCGGATGACCGCGATCACGCTCTGCTACATGACCTTGGCGTGGGCCCAGTGGAAGGACGGAGAGCTCGACGAGGGGCTGCGTACCATCGACGAGGCGATGGTGCTGGTGGCCAAGGGCGAACGCACGGCCGAGGTGGAGCTCTTGCGCCTTCGCGGTGAGATCTTGCTCGCCAAAGGCGCCGATCCGTCCTCGGTGCTGGAGCTGTTCGAGCGAGGCCTCGTGATCGCACAAGGTCAACGGGCCACCGGCTGGGCGCTGCGCCTTTCGCACAGCTACGCGCGGCTGCTCGCGCGCCTTTCGCGCACCGCAGAGGCGAAGGCAGCGCTCGCCCCCGCCCTCGCGGCACTCACGGAGGGGCGCGATACGGCGGACGTGCGCGAGGCGCGCGCGTTTCTGGACTCGCTCGAGTTGTGCGAGCCGCTCGAGTTGCGCGAGCCGCGCGAGGCTACATCCAGCCGAGGCGGGTGA